A region of Pseudorca crassidens isolate mPseCra1 chromosome 8, mPseCra1.hap1, whole genome shotgun sequence DNA encodes the following proteins:
- the SMO gene encoding protein smoothened isoform X1 — protein sequence MAADRLARGPALLLLGLLLLLLLLGGPGRGAALSGNATRPGPRSAGGSARRSAAVTGPPPLLSHCGRAAPCEPLRYNVCLGSALPYGATSTLLAGDSDSQEEAHGKLVLWSGLRNAPRCWAVIQPLLCAVYMPKCENNRVELPSRTLCQATRGPCAIVERERGWPDFLRCTPDHFPEGCPNEVQNIKFNSSGQCEAPLVRTDNPKSWYEDVEGCGIQCQNPLFTEAEHQDMHSYIAAFGAVTGLCTLFTLATFVADWRNSNRYPAVILFYVNACFFVGSIGWLAQFMDGARREIVCRADGTMRLGEPTSNETLSCVIIFVIVYYALMAGVVWFVVLTYAWHTSFKALGTTYQPLSGKTSYFHLLTWSLPFVLTVAILAVAQVDGDSVSGICFVGYKNYRYRAGFVLAPIGLVLIVGGYFLIRGVMTLFSIKSNHPGLLSEKAASKINETMLRLGIFGFLAFGFVLITFSCHFYDFFNQAEWERSFRDYVLCQANVTIGLPTKKPIPDCEIKNRPSLLVEKINLFAMFGTGIAMSTWVWTKATLLIWRRTWCRLTGQSDDEPKRIKKSKMIAKAFSKRRELLQNPGQELSFSMHTVSHDGPVAGLAFDLNEPSADVSSAWAQHVTKMVARRGAILPQDVSVTPVATPVPPEEKANLWLVEAEISPELEKRLGRRKKRRKRKKEVCPLVSPPELHHPAPGPAPASSAVPRLPQLPRQKCLVAAGAWGAGETYRQGAWTLVSNPFCPEPSAAAPMAWAQGRRQGLGPIHSRTNLMEAELMDADSDF from the exons atggccgctgaccgcCTCGCACGGGGGCCGGCGCTCCTGCTCCTGgggctgttgctgctgctgctgctgctggggggCCCGGGCCGGGGGGCGGCCTTGAGCGGGAACGCGACCCGGCCTGGGCCGCGGAGCGCGGGCGGGAGCGCGAGAAGGAGCGCGGCCGTGACCGGCCCTCCGCCGCTGCTGAGCCACTGCGGCCGGGCCGCCCCCTGCGAGCCACTGCGCTACAACGTGTGTCTGGGCTCGGCGCTGCCCTACGGGGCCACCTCCACTCTGCTGGCCGGGGACTCGGACTCCCAGGAGGAAGCGCACGGCAAGCTGGTGCTCTGGTCGG GCCTCCGGAACGCCCCCCGCTGCTGGGCAGTGATCCAGCCCCTGCTGTGTGCTGTGTACATGCCAAAGTGTGAGAACAACCGGGTGGAACTGCCCAGCCGCACCCTCTGCCAGGCCACCCGTGGCCCCTGTGCCATCGTGGAGAGGGAGCGGGGCTGGCCCGACTTTCTGCGCTGCACCCCCGACCACTTCCCCGAGGGCTGCCCG AATGAGGTGCAGAACATCAAGTTCAACAGTTCGGGCCAATGTGAGGCTCCCTTGGTTCGGACTGACAACCCCAAGAGCTGGTATGAGGACGTGGAGGGCTGTGGGATCCAGTGCCAGAACCCGCTCTTCACCGAGGCCGAGCACCAGGACATGCACAGCTACATCGCGGCCTTCGGGGCCGTCACGGGCCTCTGCACTCTCTTCACCCTG GCCACATTTGTGGCTGACTGGCGGAATTCCAATCGTTACCCTGCTGTCATTCTCTTCTACGTCAATGCGTGTTTCTTCGTGGGCAGCATTGGCTGGCTGGCCCAGTTCATGGACGGCGCCCGCCGGGAGATCGTCTGCCGCGCTGATGGCACCATGAGGCTTGGGGAGCCCAC CTCCAACGAGACCCTGTCCTGCGTCATCATCTTCGTCATCGTGTACTATGCCCTGATGGCCGGCGTCGTCTGGTTTGTGGTCCTCACCTATGCCTGGCACACCTCCTTCAAAGCCCTGGGGACCACCTACCAGCCTCTCTCGGGCAAGACCTCCTACTTCCACCTCCTCACCTGGTCGCTCCCCTTTGTCCTCACTGTGGCAATCCTCGCCGTGGCCCAG GTGGATGGGGACTCTGTGAGCGGCATCTGTTTTGTGGGCTATAAGAACTACCGATACCGTGCTGGCTTCGTGCTGGCCCCAATCGGCCTGGTGCTCATTGTGGGAGGTTACTTCCTCATCCGAG GAGTCATGACCCTGTTCTCCATCAAGAGCAACCACCCTGGGCTGCTGAGCGAGAAGGCAGCCAGCAAGATCAACGAGACCATGCTGCGCCTGG GCATTTTTGGCTTCCTGGCCTTTGGCTTTGTGCTCATCACCTTCAGCTGCCACTTCTACGACTTCTTCAACCAGGCAGAGTGGGAGCGCAGCTTCCGGGACTACGTGCT GTGCCAGGCCAATGTGACCATCGGGCTTCCCACCAAGAAACCCATCCCCGACTGTGAGATCAAGAATCGCCCTAGCCTTCTGGTGGAGAAGATCAACCTATTTGCCATGTTTGGAACCGGCATTGCCATGAGCACCTGGGTCTGGACCAAGGCCACGCTGCTCATCTGGAGGCGCACCTGGTGCAG GTTGACGGGGCAGAGTGACGATGAGCCCAAACGGATCAAGAAGAGCAAGATGATCGCCAAGGCCTTCTCCAAGCGGCGCGAGCTGCTGCAGAACCCAGGCCAGGAGCTCTCCTTCAGCATGCACACTGTCTCCCACGACGGGCCTGTGG CGGGTTTGGCCTTTGACCTCAATGAGCCCTCGGCCGATGTGTCCTCTGCCTGGGCCCAGCATGTCACCAAGATGGTGGCCCGGAGAGGAGCCATACTGCCCCAGGATGTGTCTGTCACCCCTGTGGCAACTCCAG TACCCCCAGAGGAAAAAGCCAACCTGTGGCTGGTTGAGGCAGAGATCTCCCCAGAGCTGGAGAAGCGCCTGGGCCGGAGGAAGAAgcggaggaagaggaagaaggaggtgtGCCCGCTGGTGTCACCCCCTGAGCTCCACCACCCCGCCCcgggccctgcccctgcctccagTGCTGTCCCTCGACTGCCCCAGCTGCCCCGGCAGAAGTGCCTGGTGGCCGCGGGTGCCTGGGGAGCTGGGGAAACCTACCGACAGGGAGCCTGGACCCTGGTCTCCAACCCCTTCTGCCCAGAGCCCAGTGCCGCAGCCCCCATGGCCTGGGCGCAGGGCCGACGGCAGGGGCTGGGGCCCATTCACTCCCGCACCAACCTGATGGAGGCAGAACTCATGGACGCAGACTCGGACTTCTGA
- the SMO gene encoding protein smoothened isoform X2: MPKCENNRVELPSRTLCQATRGPCAIVERERGWPDFLRCTPDHFPEGCPNEVQNIKFNSSGQCEAPLVRTDNPKSWYEDVEGCGIQCQNPLFTEAEHQDMHSYIAAFGAVTGLCTLFTLATFVADWRNSNRYPAVILFYVNACFFVGSIGWLAQFMDGARREIVCRADGTMRLGEPTSNETLSCVIIFVIVYYALMAGVVWFVVLTYAWHTSFKALGTTYQPLSGKTSYFHLLTWSLPFVLTVAILAVAQVDGDSVSGICFVGYKNYRYRAGFVLAPIGLVLIVGGYFLIRGVMTLFSIKSNHPGLLSEKAASKINETMLRLGIFGFLAFGFVLITFSCHFYDFFNQAEWERSFRDYVLCQANVTIGLPTKKPIPDCEIKNRPSLLVEKINLFAMFGTGIAMSTWVWTKATLLIWRRTWCRLTGQSDDEPKRIKKSKMIAKAFSKRRELLQNPGQELSFSMHTVSHDGPVAGLAFDLNEPSADVSSAWAQHVTKMVARRGAILPQDVSVTPVATPVPPEEKANLWLVEAEISPELEKRLGRRKKRRKRKKEVCPLVSPPELHHPAPGPAPASSAVPRLPQLPRQKCLVAAGAWGAGETYRQGAWTLVSNPFCPEPSAAAPMAWAQGRRQGLGPIHSRTNLMEAELMDADSDF, from the exons ATGCCAAAGTGTGAGAACAACCGGGTGGAACTGCCCAGCCGCACCCTCTGCCAGGCCACCCGTGGCCCCTGTGCCATCGTGGAGAGGGAGCGGGGCTGGCCCGACTTTCTGCGCTGCACCCCCGACCACTTCCCCGAGGGCTGCCCG AATGAGGTGCAGAACATCAAGTTCAACAGTTCGGGCCAATGTGAGGCTCCCTTGGTTCGGACTGACAACCCCAAGAGCTGGTATGAGGACGTGGAGGGCTGTGGGATCCAGTGCCAGAACCCGCTCTTCACCGAGGCCGAGCACCAGGACATGCACAGCTACATCGCGGCCTTCGGGGCCGTCACGGGCCTCTGCACTCTCTTCACCCTG GCCACATTTGTGGCTGACTGGCGGAATTCCAATCGTTACCCTGCTGTCATTCTCTTCTACGTCAATGCGTGTTTCTTCGTGGGCAGCATTGGCTGGCTGGCCCAGTTCATGGACGGCGCCCGCCGGGAGATCGTCTGCCGCGCTGATGGCACCATGAGGCTTGGGGAGCCCAC CTCCAACGAGACCCTGTCCTGCGTCATCATCTTCGTCATCGTGTACTATGCCCTGATGGCCGGCGTCGTCTGGTTTGTGGTCCTCACCTATGCCTGGCACACCTCCTTCAAAGCCCTGGGGACCACCTACCAGCCTCTCTCGGGCAAGACCTCCTACTTCCACCTCCTCACCTGGTCGCTCCCCTTTGTCCTCACTGTGGCAATCCTCGCCGTGGCCCAG GTGGATGGGGACTCTGTGAGCGGCATCTGTTTTGTGGGCTATAAGAACTACCGATACCGTGCTGGCTTCGTGCTGGCCCCAATCGGCCTGGTGCTCATTGTGGGAGGTTACTTCCTCATCCGAG GAGTCATGACCCTGTTCTCCATCAAGAGCAACCACCCTGGGCTGCTGAGCGAGAAGGCAGCCAGCAAGATCAACGAGACCATGCTGCGCCTGG GCATTTTTGGCTTCCTGGCCTTTGGCTTTGTGCTCATCACCTTCAGCTGCCACTTCTACGACTTCTTCAACCAGGCAGAGTGGGAGCGCAGCTTCCGGGACTACGTGCT GTGCCAGGCCAATGTGACCATCGGGCTTCCCACCAAGAAACCCATCCCCGACTGTGAGATCAAGAATCGCCCTAGCCTTCTGGTGGAGAAGATCAACCTATTTGCCATGTTTGGAACCGGCATTGCCATGAGCACCTGGGTCTGGACCAAGGCCACGCTGCTCATCTGGAGGCGCACCTGGTGCAG GTTGACGGGGCAGAGTGACGATGAGCCCAAACGGATCAAGAAGAGCAAGATGATCGCCAAGGCCTTCTCCAAGCGGCGCGAGCTGCTGCAGAACCCAGGCCAGGAGCTCTCCTTCAGCATGCACACTGTCTCCCACGACGGGCCTGTGG CGGGTTTGGCCTTTGACCTCAATGAGCCCTCGGCCGATGTGTCCTCTGCCTGGGCCCAGCATGTCACCAAGATGGTGGCCCGGAGAGGAGCCATACTGCCCCAGGATGTGTCTGTCACCCCTGTGGCAACTCCAG TACCCCCAGAGGAAAAAGCCAACCTGTGGCTGGTTGAGGCAGAGATCTCCCCAGAGCTGGAGAAGCGCCTGGGCCGGAGGAAGAAgcggaggaagaggaagaaggaggtgtGCCCGCTGGTGTCACCCCCTGAGCTCCACCACCCCGCCCcgggccctgcccctgcctccagTGCTGTCCCTCGACTGCCCCAGCTGCCCCGGCAGAAGTGCCTGGTGGCCGCGGGTGCCTGGGGAGCTGGGGAAACCTACCGACAGGGAGCCTGGACCCTGGTCTCCAACCCCTTCTGCCCAGAGCCCAGTGCCGCAGCCCCCATGGCCTGGGCGCAGGGCCGACGGCAGGGGCTGGGGCCCATTCACTCCCGCACCAACCTGATGGAGGCAGAACTCATGGACGCAGACTCGGACTTCTGA